The Prunus persica cultivar Lovell chromosome G7, Prunus_persica_NCBIv2, whole genome shotgun sequence genome has a segment encoding these proteins:
- the LOC18770786 gene encoding leucine-rich repeat receptor-like protein kinase TDR yields the protein MEIFHCFFYLNFLLIPLMFFVAVSAADLYSDTLLSLKSELVDDHGSLEDWFVPSGYNPSGKIYACSWSGVKCNKNSTVTGLDLSMKMLGGAISGKQFNVFTELVDLNLSYNSFSGQLPVGIFNLTSLRSLDISRNNFSGHFPGGVSGLGNLVVLDAFSNSFSGSLPTEVSQLPHLKVLNLAGSYFKGPIPSEYGSFKSLEFLHLAGNMISGSIPPELGKLKTVTHVEIGYNFYQGSIPWQLGNMSELQYLDIAYANLSGSIPRELGNLTKLESLFLFRNQLSGLLPGEFSKIRSLASLDLSDNLLSGPIPESLLELKSLRLLSLFYNDMSGTVPEGIAELPSLETLLIWNNFFSGNLPQSLGRNSNLKWVDVSTNNFNGSIPADICLQGVLFKLMLFSNNFTGGLSTSLSNCSSLVRLRLEDNSFSGEIPLKFSRLPDITYVDLSGNKLTGGIPIDISQAPKLEYLNVSNNPELGGTIPAQTWSSPLLQNFSASSCGILGYLPPFQNCKSISVVELSMNSLEGTVPESVSNCQALERFALANNNLSGHIPEELAGVPTLGVLDLSHNSFSGPIPAKFGSSSSLLLLNVSFNDISGTIPSAKLLRAMGSSAFIGNPKLCGKPLRPCPSSVAIFGSRGAGKLIWVLLLCAGVIMFITLSILGIIYIQRGSKSQWKMISFAGLPQFTANDVLMSFSSIESMDALPPLSASACKAVLPTGITVSVKKIEWEAKRMGVMLEFITQIGNARHKNLARLHGFCYNKHLAYLLYDYTPNGNLAEKIRVKREWAAKYKIVIGIAKGLCFLHHDCYPAIAHGDLRSSNIVFDENMEPQLSEFGFKHLLELNKGSLAAATSKRDTGDTNSATKEELYRDVYSFGEIMLEILSNGRLTNSGASIQSKSREVALREIYNENEVGTNVPVREEIKLVLEVATLCTRSRPSDRPSMENTLKLLSEWKSNQKNNPTIEAAAAAAAGL from the exons ATGGAGATTTTCCATTGCTTCTTCTACTTAAATTTTCTGCTTATCCCTTTGATGTTCTTTGTGGCGGTTTCAGCAGCTGATCTATACTCAGACACCCTTCTGAGCTTAAAATCTGAGCTTGTAGATGACCATGGTAGTTTGGAAGACTGGTTTGTGCCTTCCGGATATAACCCATCTGGGAAAATCTACGCATGTTCTTGGTCTGGTGTCAAATGTAACAAGAACTCCACTGTTACTGGTTTAGACCTGTCAATGAAGATGCTTGGTGGTGCAATTTCTGGAAAGCAATTTAACGTCTTCACTGAGCTTGTTGATCTCAACCTCAGTTACAATTCATTCTCTGGCCAGCTCCCTGTGGGAATTTTCAACCTCACCAGTCTAAGAAGCTTGGATATTAGCAGAAACAACTTTTCTGGTCACTTTCCTGGTGGAGTCTCAGGTCTTGGAAACTTGGTTGTGCTTGATGCCTTTAGCAACAGCTTTTCAGGGTCATTGCCTACTGAGGTTTCACAGCTTCCACATCTAAAGGTCCTCAATTTAGCTGGAAGTTATTTCAAGGGACCAATCCCATCAGAATATGGTTCTTTCAAGAGCCTGGAGTTTCTTCATCTTGCAGGGAATATGATCAGTGGAAGCATACCACCAGAACTGGGCAAGCTCAAAACAGTCACCCATGTGGAGATTGGCTACAATTTTTATCAGGGAAGCATCCCGTGGCAATTAGGCAACATGAGTGAGCTTCAGTATCTTGATATTGCTTATGCAAACCTCTCCGGCTCAATACCAAGGGAACTTGGCAATCTCACCAAGCTTGAGTCACTTTTTCTCTTCAGAAACCAGCTCAGTGGACTGCTACCAGGGGAATTTAGCAAAATCAGGTCTCTCGCAAGCTTGGATCTTTCTGATAATCTGCTTTCTGGGCCTATCCCCGAGAGCCTTTTAGAGTTGAAGAGCCTTAGACTGCTCAGTCTTTTTTACAATGACATGAGTGGCACAGTTCCTGAAGGAATTGCAGAGCTTCCGTCACTAGAGACTCTTCTTATATGGAACAATTTCTTCTCTGGGAACCTTCCACAGAGCTTGGGCAGGAACTCAAACCTCAAGTGGGTGGATGTCTCTACAAACAACTTCAATGGCAGCATTCCAGCAGATATCTGTTTGCAAGGTGTGCTATTTAAGTTGATGCTCTTTTCAAACAATTTTACAGGCGGTCTTTCCACATCTCTCTCCAAttgttcttctcttgttcGTCTTCGACTTGAAGATAACTCATTCTCAGGTGAGATCCCCTTGAAATTTAGCCGTCTTCCTGATATCACATATGTTGACTTATCTGGGAACAAGCTTACTGGTGGGATTCCAATAGATATATCACAAGCTCCCAAGCTTGAGTACTTAAATGTTTCTAATAATCCAGAATTAGGGGGTACAATTCCTGCACAAACATGGTCTTCGCCACTTCTTCAGAATTTTTCTGCATCTTCATGTGGTATCCTTGGCTATCTTCCCCCATTCCAAAACTGCAAATCCATATCTGTTGTTGAACTGAGCATGAACAGTTTAGAAGGAACCGTTCCAGAAAGTGTTTCTAACTGCCAGGCTCTTGAGAGGTTTGCTTTAGCTAACAATAATTTATCCGGTCATATACCTGAGGAGCTTGCAGGTGTTCCTACCCTTGGTGTCCTAGACCTGTCACATAATAGTTTCAGTGGACCAATACCTGCCAAGTTTGGTTCTTCTTCGAGCTTATTACTTCTAAATGTGTCTTTCAATGATATTTCTGGAACCATTCCTTCTGCAAAGCTATTAAGAGCAATGGGAAGTAGCGCATTCATTGGAAATCCAAAGCTATGTGGAAAACCTCTGAGGCCATGTCCGAGTTCAGTGGCGATATTTGGAAGCAGAGGTGCCGGGAAGCTTATATGGGTCCTGCTACTGTGTGCAGGTGTAATTATGTTCATTACTCTATCAATTCTGGGGATAATTTATATCCAAAGAGGCAGCAAAAGCCAATGGAAGATGATCTCATTTGCTGGACTTCCTCAATTCACAGCAAATGATGTATTGATGAGCTTCAGTTCTATAGAATCCATGGATGCACTGCCTCCATTGTCAGCTTCAGCATGCAAAGCAGTTCTGCCCACAGGAATCACAGTTTCAGTGAAGAAGATTGAATGGGAAGCAAAGAGAATGGGAGTTATGTTGGAATTTATTACCCAAATAGGGAATGCAAGGCATAAGAATCTGGCTCGATTGCACGGATTTTGCTACAACAAGCATCTGGCTTATCTCTTGTACGATTACACCCCCAATGGAAATTTGGCTGAAAAGATAAGAGTGAAAAGGGAATGGGCAGCCAAGTACAAAATTGTGATCGGCATCGCAAAGGGATTATGCTTCCTTCACCATGACTGTTATCCTGCAATTGCTCATGGAGACTTGAGGTCGAGTAATATAgtgtttgatgaaaatatGGAACCTCAGTTGTCAGAATTCGGGTTCAAGCATCTGCTCGAGTTGAACAAAGGTTCTTTAGCAGCAGCAACTTCCAAAAGGGATACAG GTGATACCAATAGTGCCACAAAAGAGGAGCTATACAGGGATGTATACAGCTTTGGGGAGATCATGCTGGAAATTTTAAGCAATGGCAGGTTGACGAATTCAGGAGCAAGCATACAGAGCAAGTCAAGGGAAGTTGCTCTGAGAGAAATTTACAATGAGAATGAAGTTGGTACGAACGTTCCGGTGCGAGAGGAGATAAAACTGGTACTTGAGGTTGCTACACTTTGCACTAGGAGTAGGCCATCTGATCGGCCATCAATGGAGAATACATTGAAGCTTTTATCAGAGTGGAAAAGCAACCAGAAAAATAACCCAACTAttgaagcagcagcagcagcagcagcaggatTATGA